The genomic interval GACGATCGGCAAGCTGTTTGCCGATGTGCGGAATCTGGGTTACAATAAGAAAAACGTATCGATTGCCGGGAAAAAACGTTATATCAATGAGCCTCGCCTGGTTCATGAAGGCAAGGCGCTTGAGGCGGTCTGGCATCGTGCTGTACTGGATCTGCTGGCGGCTATTGCACTGATTCCCAATGGGCAGTTTGTCGGCCACATTAAATCCTACAAAGCCGGACACCGCCTAGACTGTGAACTGATGAAGCAGCTGTACCTCAATGAAATGCTGGTACCGCTCGATGATTATCTCAAGGGGGTTGAATGAAATCGTATCGGAAAGAACTTTGGTTTAATGCGCCGAAACGTCGGCAGATCATTCATATCACGCCGGAAGTTGAAGAATGCCTGCGTGAATCGGGAATCCGGGAAGGGCTGTGCCTGGTGAATGCCATGCACATTACGGCATCGGTTTTTATTAATGATAATGAAAGCGGACTGCATTCCGATTTCGAGCGCTGGCTTGAAAAACTTGCTCCGGAAAAACCGTATGGACAGTATGCGCACAATGGTTATGAGGATAATGCGGACGCTCATCTGAAGCGCACCGTTATGGGCCGCGAAGTGGTGGTGGCCGTCACGGACGGAAAACTGGATTTCGGTCCGTGGGAATCGATTTTCTATTATGAACTCGACGGGATGCGCGATAAACGCGTCCTCGTCAAGATCATCGGGGAATAGGCGGTTACTGTTTCAGCAGACCGTCAAAATATTCAATGGTTTTCGCCAGGCCTTCTCGCAGTGGAACTTTCGGTTCCCAGCCGAGTTTTTCTTTGGCCAGCGTGATATCGGGTTTGCGCTGTTTCGGGTCGTCGGCTGGCAGCGGCTCATAGACCAGTTTCGAGGATGAGTTGGTCAGTTCAATCACATTTTCCGCCAGTTCGATCATGGTGAATTCTCCGGGATTGCCGATGTTGATAGGACCGGTGATTTCATCGGGGGAATTCATCAGGCGGATCCATCCTTCAATCAGGTCGGAAACATAGCAGAAAGAACGGGTCTGTGTTCCGTCGCCGTAAATCGTGATGTCTTCGCCGCGCAGGGCCTGCATGATGAAGTTGGAAACAACCCGGCCATCGTGCGGATGCATGCGGGGACCGTAGGTGTTGAAAATGCGGACCACTTTAATGCGCAGGTTGTGCTGACGCCAGTAATCGAAAAAGAGGGTTTCGGCGCAGCGTTTTCCTTCGTCGTAACAGGAGCGGATGCCGATGGGGTTGACGTGGCCCCAGTAGGATTCCGGCTGCGGGTGGACATCCGGATCGCCGTAGACTTCTGACGTCGATGCCTGGAAAACCTTGGCTTTCACGCGTTTGGCCAGTCCAAGCACATTGATGGCGCCGTGAACGCTGGTTTTCGTGGTCTGCACGGGATCAAACTGGTAGTGAACCGGAGAAGCCGGACAGGCGAGATTGTAGATTTCGTCGACCTCGACATAGAACGGGAACGTGACGTCGTGACGCATCAGCTCAAAGTAAGGATTGCTCATCAGGTGTGCAATATTGGCCTTCCGCCCGGTGAAGAAGTTATCCATGCAGATGACATCGCATCCTTCGTCCAGCAGCCGTTCACAGAGAAAGGATCCCAGGAAACCGGCACCTCCGGTTACGAGCACCCGCTTTTTGATAACATTCTTCATAACGAAATTCCCCATTTATTTTTGTTTAGCACAATGGTCCCATCGGCGTAGGTTGAAATTAATTCCAATTCGCAGAGATTTAAGCAATGATCATCTGATTTAAATTTAAGGAGTATTATGTCTGAATCGTTTGCCAAGCCCGTTGTCAGCCGCGATGAATGGATCGCTCGTCTTCCGGACCGGGATAAGAAGCTCTATGCCATGTATTCATCGGTCACTGATTGTATTGTGACAGATCAGGCTGTGATGAACGTGCCGGTGGATGATCATATGGTTCATCGTGGCGACGGGGTCTTTGAATCGTTCAAATGTGTGAACGGCAGTCTGTACAATCTGGAGGATCATCTGGAGCGTCTGGAAAAATCGTGCCGTGCAGTGGGTATTGCGCTTCCGGTATCGCGGGAGGAGATGGGGCGGATTATTATTCAGACCGTGCGTGCCGGCGGACGGCCGAATGCGCTCATACGTCTGCTGCTTTCACGCGGGCAGGGGACGATGGGGGTGAACCCCTATGCCTGTTATTATCCGGAAATCTATGTGGTGGTTTATGAGATGAAGGACGCGAAAATCGGACAGCTGCCGGAGGGGGCCAGTGTGGGGCTCAGCAAGATCCCGATCAAACCGGGTCTTTTTGCCCAGGTGAAAACCTGTAACTATCTACCGAATGTGCTCATGAAAAAAGAGGCGGTGGATATGGGGGTCGATTTTACCGTTTCGCTCGATGAAAACCGGTGTATTGCCGAAGGGGCGACAGAAAATATCGGTATAGTCACCCGCGGTAAGGAGCTGTTCATGCCGCCGCCGGACCGGGTGCTGGCCGGAACGACCGCCCGGCGGGCCATGGAGTTTGCGCAGCAGCTTAAAGCGAAGCGCATTCTGACGAATGCGGAATTCCGGCCGATTAATCTCGGTGCGGTTCGGTCTGCAGCCGAGGTCCATATATACGGAACCACGCCGAACGTTACGCCGGTTACTGTATTTGACGGCAGCCCTGTCGGTGATGGAAAACCCGGGCCGATTGCACAGCGTCTTTTCGAGATGCTTAAAGAAGAGATGATTCCTGACAGCA from Verrucomicrobia bacterium S94 carries:
- a CDS encoding YjbQ family protein is translated as MKSYRKELWFNAPKRRQIIHITPEVEECLRESGIREGLCLVNAMHITASVFINDNESGLHSDFERWLEKLAPEKPYGQYAHNGYEDNADAHLKRTVMGREVVVAVTDGKLDFGPWESIFYYELDGMRDKRVLVKIIGE
- a CDS encoding SDR family oxidoreductase, with protein sequence MKNVIKKRVLVTGGAGFLGSFLCERLLDEGCDVICMDNFFTGRKANIAHLMSNPYFELMRHDVTFPFYVEVDEIYNLACPASPVHYQFDPVQTTKTSVHGAINVLGLAKRVKAKVFQASTSEVYGDPDVHPQPESYWGHVNPIGIRSCYDEGKRCAETLFFDYWRQHNLRIKVVRIFNTYGPRMHPHDGRVVSNFIMQALRGEDITIYGDGTQTRSFCYVSDLIEGWIRLMNSPDEITGPINIGNPGEFTMIELAENVIELTNSSSKLVYEPLPADDPKQRKPDITLAKEKLGWEPKVPLREGLAKTIEYFDGLLKQ
- a CDS encoding peptidase is translated as MSESFAKPVVSRDEWIARLPDRDKKLYAMYSSVTDCIVTDQAVMNVPVDDHMVHRGDGVFESFKCVNGSLYNLEDHLERLEKSCRAVGIALPVSREEMGRIIIQTVRAGGRPNALIRLLLSRGQGTMGVNPYACYYPEIYVVVYEMKDAKIGQLPEGASVGLSKIPIKPGLFAQVKTCNYLPNVLMKKEAVDMGVDFTVSLDENRCIAEGATENIGIVTRGKELFMPPPDRVLAGTTARRAMEFAQQLKAKRILTNAEFRPINLGAVRSAAEVHIYGTTPNVTPVTVFDGSPVGDGKPGPIAQRLFEMLKEEMIPDSTRLTRVF